A part of Pungitius pungitius chromosome 15, fPunPun2.1, whole genome shotgun sequence genomic DNA contains:
- the LOC119209815 gene encoding AP-2 complex subunit mu-A, giving the protein MIGGLFIYNHKGEVLISRVYRDDIGRNAVDAFRVNVIHARQQVRSPVTNIARTSFFHVKRSNIWLAAVTKQNVNAAMVFEFLYKMCDVMTAYFGKISEENIKNNFVLIYELLDEILDFGYPQNSETGALKTFITQQGIKGQHQTKEEQSQITSQVTGQIGWRREGIKYRRNELFLDVLESVNLLMSPQGQVLSAHVSGRVVMKSYLSGMPECKFGMNDKIVIDKQGKGGASDDAGKSDLGGGSGKQSIAIDDCTFHQCVRLSKFDSERSISFIPPDGEYELMRYRTTKDIILPFRVIPLVREVGRTKLEVKVVIKSNFKPSLLAQKIEVRIPTPLNTSGVQVICMKGKAKYKASENAIVWKIKRMAGMKESQISAEIELLPTNDKKKWARPPISMNFEVPFAPSGLKVRYLKVFESKLNYSDHDVIKWVRYIGRSGIYETRC; this is encoded by the exons ATGATCGGAGGATTGTTCATCTACAACCACAAGGGGGAGGTCCTCATCTCCAGGGTCTACCGAGATGACATTGG GCGCAACGCGGTGGACGCGTTCCGCGTCAACGTAATTCACGCCCGGCAGCAGGTTCGATCCCCGGTGACTAACATCGCCCGAACCAGCTTCTTCCATGTCAAGCGCTCCAACATCTGGTTGGCGGCGGTCACCAAGCAGAATGTCAACGCCGCCATGGTGTTCGAGTTCCTCTACAAGATGTGCGACGTGATGACTGCCTACTTTGGCAAGATCAGCGAGGAGAACATCAAGAACAACTTTGTACTCATCTATGAGCTGCTGGATG AGATTCTGGACTTTGGATACCCCCAGAACTCAGAGACTGGAGCTCTGAAGACCTTCATCACCCAGCAGGGCATTAAGGGACAG CACCAG ACGAAGGAAGAGCAGTCTCAGATCACCAGTCAGGTGACAGGGCAGATTGGCTGGCGCCGCGAGGGCATCAAGTATCGCAGGAATGAACTTTTCCTGGACGTACTGGAGAGCGTCAACCTGCTCATGTCCCCACAAG GCCAGGTCCTCAGCGCCCACGTGTCGGGCCGCGTGGTGATGAAGAGCTACCTGAGTGGGATGCCTGAGTGCAAGTTTGGCATGAACGACAAGATTGTTATCGACAAGCAGGGGAAGGGCGGAGCCTCTGACGACGCAGGGAAGAG TGATTTAGGGGGAGGAAG TGGCAAGCAGTCCATAGCCATCGATGACTGCACGTTCCACCAGTGTGTGCGTCTCAGTAAGTTTGACTCGGAGCGTAGCATCAGCTTCATCCCACCTGATGGAGAGTATGAACTCATGAG GTACCGCACTACTAAAGACATCATCCTGCCGTTTCGAGTCATTCCTCTGGTCAGGGAGGTGGGGCGCACCAAACTGGAAGTTAAGGTGGTCATCAAGTCCAACTTCAAACCTTCGCTGCTGGCCCAGAAGATCGAG GTTCGTATCCCAACGCCCCTCAACACAAGTGGGGTGCAGGTGATTTGCATGAAGGGAAAAGCAAAGTACAAGGCCAGTGAGAACGCCATAGTGTGGAA gaTCAAACGCATGGCTGGGATGAAGGAGTCTCAGATCAGTGCTGAAATTGAGCTGCTGCCGACCAACGATAAGAAGAAATGGGCCAGGCCTCCCATCTCTATGAACTTTGAG GTTCCTTTTGCGCCCTCTGGTCTTAAGGTGCGCTACTTGAAGGTGTTTGAGTCTAAACTCAACTACAGTGACCATGATGTCATCAAATGGGTGCGGTACATTGGCCGCTCCGGAATCTACGAAACCCGCTGCTAA
- the LOC119209814 gene encoding segment polarity protein dishevelled homolog DVL-3-like, which produces MGETKIIYHLDDQETPYLVKLSVPADKVTLADFKNVLKKPNYKFFFKSMDDDFGVVKEEISDDNAKLPCFNGRVVSWLVSGDGAHTDAGSVADSIDAALPLERTGGIGDSRPPSYHGIAASGRDSLDNETETGSMVSQRRERERPRRKHTNEHGGRQNGYPGRSIGRSGPEYDSCSSFMSSELESTSCFDSEDDDDATSRFSSSTEQSSSRLMRRHRRRRRKPKASNIDRSSSFSSITDSTMSLNIITVTLNMEKYNFLGISIVGQSNERGDGGIYIGSIMKGGAVAADGRIEPGDMLLQVNDINFENMSNDDAVRVLRDIVHKPGPITLTVAKCWDPNPRSCFALPRSEPIRPIDPAAWVSHTAAMTGVYPAYGMSPSMSTVTSTSSSISSSIPETERFDDFHLSIHSDMATVAKAMACPESGLEVRDRMWLKITIANAFIGSDVVDWLFHHVEGFSDRREARKYASNLLKAGFIRHTVNKITFSEQCYYVFGDLCGNMTHLSLHEHDGSSGGASDQDTVPPLPHPGAAPWPMTLPYQFPVPHPYDMQQPGHGGPGAGSAGSQNSGSSGSNCSKNEGRKSGGSGSEPEIRSHRAPSERSVAPPSERSIRSSVSHRSTHSHSIAFGPGLVYGPPGLPPQPPLSTAAPGAPPGRELASVPPELTASRQSLRMAVGNAGEFFVDVM; this is translated from the exons ATGGGGGAGACCAAAATTATCTACCACCTCGACGACCAAGAGACGCCGTATCTGGTGAAGCTGTCTGTGCCGGCGGACAAAGTCACTCTGGCGGACTTCAAGAATGTCCTCAAGAAACCGAATTACAAATTCTTCTTCAAATCCATGGACGATGACTTCGG GGTGGTAAAGGAGGAAATATCTGACGACAACGCTAAACTGCCCTGTTTTAATGGACGTGTGGTGTCATGG CTGGTCTCTGGAGATGGGGCCCACACAGACGCCGGCTCCGTGGCGGACAGCATAGACGCGGCTCTGCCTTTGGAGAGGACGGGGGGCATCGGAGACTCGAGACCACCCTCTTATCA TGGGATTGCGGCAAGCGGCCGAGACAGTCTGGACAACGAGACCGAGACGGGCTCCATGGTGTCGCAgaggagagagcgggagagaccGCGGCGGAAACACACCAACGAACACG GTGGAAGACAGAATGGATACCCGGGGCGTTCGATTGGACGCAGCGGCCCCGAATACGACAGTTGCTCGTCCTTCATGAGCAGCGAGCTGGagtctacttcctgttttgattcagaagatgatgatgacgcAACAAGCAG ATTTAGCAGCTCCACTGAGCAGAGCTCCTCTCGTCTAATGAGACGACACCGCCGTCGCCGACGGAAACCCAAGGCCTCCAACATCGACAGG TCTTCGTCATTCAGCAGCATCACAGACTCCACCATGTCTCTGAACATCATCACTGTCACGCTCAACATGG AGAAGTACAACTTTTTGGGGATCAGTATTGTGGGACAGAGTAATGAGAGGGGAGATGGAGGAATCTACATTGGCTCCATCATGAAGGGAGGAGCTGTGGCTGCAGACGGACGTATAGAGCCTGGAGACAtgctgctgcag GTGAACGACATAAACTTCGAGAACATGAGCAACGACGATGCCGTTCGAGTGCTGAGGGACATTGTGCACAAACCCGG TCCCATTACTCTGACCGTGGCCAAGTGCTGGGACCCAAACCCTCGGAGTTGCTTTGCTCTGCCAAGGA GTGAGCCAATCCGGCCCATTGACCCGGCCGCGTGGGTGTCCCACACGGCGGCAATGACCGGGGTTTATCCCGCATATGGCATGAGCCCTTCTATGAGCACCGtcacctccaccagctcctccatcagcagctccaTCCCTGAGACTGAAC GATTCGATGACTTTCACCTCTCCATCCACAGCGACATGGCAACGGTTGCTAAGGCCATGGCCTGCCCAGAGTCCGGGCTGGAGGTGCGGGACAGGATGTGGCTCAAGATTACCATCGCGAATGCCTTCATTG GTTCTGATGTGGTGGACTGGCTCTTCCATCACGTGGAGGGGTTCTCAGATCGCAGAGAAGCCCGAAAATACGCCAGCAATCTGCTGAAGGCCGGCTTCATACGACACACCGTCAATAAGATCACCTTCTCTGAGCAGTGCTACTACGTCTTCGGAGACCTGTGTGGCA acatGACCCATCTGTCTCTCCATGAACACGACGGCTCCAGCGGCGGGGCTTCAGATCAGGACACTGTCCCCCCTCTGCCTCATCCGGGGGCAGCCCCCTGGCCCATGACTCTGCCCTACCAGTTCCCCGTTCCCCACCCGTACGACATGCAGCAGCCGGGCCACGGTGGACCGGGCGCCGGCAGCGCAGGAAGCCAGAACAGCG GAAGCAGCGGCTCTAACTGCAGTAAAAACGAGGGGCGGAAGtccggcggcagcggcagcgaaCCTGAGATCAGGAGCCACCGAGCTCCGAGTGAGCGCTCGGTGGCTCCCCCTAGTGAGCGGAGCATCCGTAGCTCCGTCAGCCACCGCAGCACCCACTCCCACTCGATAGCCTTCGGCCCGGGGCTGGTCTACGGCCCCCCCGGCCTGCCACCCCAACCCCCGCTGTCGACGGCCGCACCCGGCGCCCCGCCGGGCCGGGAGCTCGCCTCCGTGCCCCCCGAGCTCACTGCGTCGCGGCAGTCTCTGCGCATGGCGGTGGGCAACGCCGGAGAGTTCTTCGTCGACGTGATGTAA